The Desulfovibrio psychrotolerans genomic interval GCTCACAGACTCCGCCTCCATCCGCGAAGTCATTCTGTTCCCCCTGCTCAAGCCGGAGATGTAGGCCCCGGCACATGAGTTTTGAATCATTCATCGCGCTGCGCTACCTGAGAGCGCGAAGCAAGCAGACCTTTATCTCTGTCATTTCCGTCATTTCCATTCTGGGCGTGGCACTGGGAGTGGCATCGCTCATCGTGGTTCTGGGTGTCATGAACGGGTTCACCAAGGACCTGCGGGATAAAATTCTCGGCGTCAACGCCCATGCCATCACCATGTCCGTGAGCGGGCCTTTCGCGGATTTCGAAAAGACCATGCAAACCGTGCTGCAGGTGCCCGGCGTTGTGGGAGCCACCCCCTTCATCTATTCGGAAGTCATGATCTCCGGTTCCGGCGGCGTAAAAGGGCTGGTGCTGCGCGGCGTGGACCCGGATACCGCCGAAAGCGTGCTCTCCATACGCGAACACATGGAAGACGGCGGATTTGTGCGTCTTAAAGAAGACGGCATGCCCGGCATCATCATCGGCAAAGAACTGGCGCAGCGGCTCGGAGCGGGCATAGGCAGCCGGGTGAATCTGCTTTCGCCCTCCGGCACGCGAACCTCCACGGGGTTCACTCCCCGCGTACGCAATCTGCGCGTGGTGGGGCTGTTCAAAACCGGCATGTGGGAGTATGATTCCTCGCTGGGATTCGTCTCCCTGCAGTCGGCGCGCGAACTGCTGGGGTGGGAAGAAGAACTGGTCACCGGGCTGGAAA includes:
- a CDS encoding lipoprotein-releasing ABC transporter permease subunit, with the protein product MSFESFIALRYLRARSKQTFISVISVISILGVALGVASLIVVLGVMNGFTKDLRDKILGVNAHAITMSVSGPFADFEKTMQTVLQVPGVVGATPFIYSEVMISGSGGVKGLVLRGVDPDTAESVLSIREHMEDGGFVRLKEDGMPGIIIGKELAQRLGAGIGSRVNLLSPSGTRTSTGFTPRVRNLRVVGLFKTGMWEYDSSLGFVSLQSARELLGWEEELVTGLEMTVQDVYRADKVAEDVSAALGGYPFYSRNWMEMNANLFAALKLEKTAMGIILTLIVLVGSFSIVTTLVMLVMEKTRDIAILMSMGATRRQVRRIFMLQGTIIGAVGTCLGFALGLAAAYLLKQYQFIELPKGVYSLDKLPVLIEWIDLLIIGVSAMLLCFVATIYPARQAAGLQPVEALRYE